Below is a genomic region from Nitrospirota bacterium.
AATCAAAAGACCTTCTTGGTATAAAAGATTTATCTCAGGATGAAATAAATCTCATTATTGATACTGCAACGGGCTTTAAAGATATCCTGGGCAGGGATATAAAGAAGGTCCCAGCCCTCAGGGGGAAAACAGTTGTTAATCTCTTTTTCGAACCATCCACGAGGACAAGGACATCATTTGAGCTTGCAGCAAAAAGATTGAGTACAGATGTTATAAATTTTTCGGTTCCAACAAGCAGTGTGGTGAAAGGCGAAAGCCTCAAGGACACAGCCCTCACAATTCAGGCGCTCGGAGCTGACTTTATTATTATAAGACATTCATCTGCTGGAGTGCCGCACTTTCTATCTCAGGTCCTTAAAGCCTCTGTTATTAATGCCGGCGACGGGGCAAATGAACACCCCACTCAAGCACTGCTTGATTTATTCACAATCAAAGAGAAAAAAGGAGAGCCCAGAGGGCTGAAAGTGGCTATTGTTGGAGATATAGCCCACAGCCGGGTCGCAAGGTCTAATATTTATGCCCTTACAAAAATTGGTGCAAACGTAAGGCTTATAGCCCCCCCTACCCTCATCCCGGCAGGCATTGAAAGCCTGGGTGTTGAAGTATTCACCAGTATGGATGAAGGGCTCAAAGGTA
It encodes:
- a CDS encoding aspartate carbamoyltransferase catalytic subunit — its product is MKLESKDLLGIKDLSQDEINLIIDTATGFKDILGRDIKKVPALRGKTVVNLFFEPSTRTRTSFELAAKRLSTDVINFSVPTSSVVKGESLKDTALTIQALGADFIIIRHSSAGVPHFLSQVLKASVINAGDGANEHPTQALLDLFTIKEKKGEPRGLKVAIVGDIAHSRVARSNIYALTKIGANVRLIAPPTLIPAGIESLGVEVFTSMDEGLKGIDVVMMLRLQIERQGRGFLSSLEEYFNLYGLTAERLSLAKEDAIVMHPGPINRGVEIESDVADGPQSVILEQVTNGLAVRMAVLYLLSGMREDG